DNA from Terriglobales bacterium:
AGCATCGGCGATACCGTCGCTGAAAAATACGAACAGATCGCCTGATTGCGCGTTGACCGTGACCTCGTCGTAGCTGGCTTCTTCAAACAGACCGAGCGGCAAGCCGGCGCTTTCGATGACCTCAAGGTTCCCGTTTCGGCAAACGATCGGGCGGGGAATACCGGAGTTTGCCACAGTCATGGCGCGCGATTCGTCGTCCCACACCGCATACACGATAGTCACGTATTGTGCTTCGATGTGACGCTCGTTCAGCGAAAGATTGATGGCCGAAAGCATCTGGGCAGGAGAAGGCTCGAGCGATGCCGTGGAACGCAGCAGGCCGCTGACAAGCGCGGCATACAGCGCGGCCGGAGCGCCTTTGCCGCTTACATCCCCCAGAGCGAGTGCCACCCGCCCACCGCTGTACTCGAGGAAATCGAACAAATCCCCGCCGATCAGCAGCGCCGGTTCGAACTTAGCGGCGAGATCGGCATTGCGAAGCTGCGGACACACAGGAGGCAGCAGGCGTATCTGGAGTTCGCGGGCCATGGAGAGATCGCGCTCCAGCCGTTGTTCTTCGCGTGCCAGGCGCTCATATAGACGAGCATTCTCAATCGCAATCGCGATCTGTCCGGCGAGCGTCGTCATCGTGCGCACGTGATCTTCGGTGTAGGAATTGCGCCGGGTGTTTTCGAGATCGAGCACGCCGATAGCCCGCTCCTTATAGATCAGCGGCACGCAGAGCTCCGAACGAGTCTCCGGATTGAGTTCTATATACCGAGGATCTTTGGTGACGTCGGGCGCGAGCACTGCGACTTTCTCTCTGACTGCGTATCCGACGAGTCCGCGTCCAACCGGAATGTCATGTTTGAGATGAATGTTCTCCTGATATCGCAACGAGAAGCGATGGACGAGCATGGCCTGTTCTTCGTCCACCAGGAGGATCGAAAACATCTGGTACTCGATCACCCGCGTGAGCAGCTCGCCGATGCGTTTGAAGAGCTGATCGACATTCAGAATCGAAGTAAGCTCGCGGCTGATTTCGTTCAGGACCATGAGCGTTTGGGCCTGTCGCGCTACGCGCGTGTACAACCGAGCGTTTTCGATTGCGGCTGCGATGCGCGATGCGACGAGGCTCAGAATCCGGCTGTGCTCTTCAGTGAAATAGGCTTCTTTGCTCGCCTGAATATCGATCACGCCGATCACGCGCTTCTTGGCAATCAGCGGTACCGCCAGTTCGGAACGGACCAGAGGGTGAGCATTGATGTACTTGGGTTCTTTGCGAACGTCCGAGACCAGAACGGCACGTCGCTGCTCGACCGCCATTCCCGTAATCCCTTGTCCGACTTTGATCTTCAGCCGCTCGACTTCTGGTGTATGCCCGATTTGAAACCGCATGCGCAGCTCTTGCGTGCGCTCGTTCAGCAGAAGAATGGCAAAGATCTCGTAATCAATGACCTGCCGCACCAGTTCAGCCACACGCGCGAGAAGCTTGTCAGTTTCCAGCGTGCTGTTAAGCGTATCCGCGACATCGATGAGAAAAGTTTCGAGCTTGAGGGAAACCTCGGCCGCGCGTCCGCCTTCCTGATTGGCCTTCAAAACCTCAGATAGGGGAGCGGTCTGCCCGGCGGGATTGCCTTTCCCTCCGTTGCTGACCGGCTCTGCTGCAGGGCTGTCCTGCGCCGGAATTTTTGTGCGCGTAGCGGCCATGATTCGCCTTCGATGATAGCAGTGGGGATTAGAGCGCCGAAAAAACCCTATTTCACCACGGAGACACGGAGAACACGGAGAAAAGCGAAGCAACAACTCAGTTCTGTTGTTCTCCGTGGCTCCGTGGTGAATAAGCTGTTCGACGTTATCGCTTTCGCGCGGCTTCGAGGATCGCGGTTGCGGAATTTGTGGTGATGCGATTGGCGCCGGCTTCCATCATCGAATGCACATCTTCGAGTGTGTCGATCCCGTCAGAAGCCACCACGTCCAGCTTGTCACCGAGCACGCCGCGCATTAGCGAAACGTCCGACGGCGCGGAAGAGATGCCGGTGAAGCCCGTTCCCGAACTGACGCCATTGCTTCCCGCTGTCACTGCGAGTTGGCATGCCAGGATCTTTTCTTCGAGAGATAAGAGTGCAACTTCAATACTGACGTGCAATGAAGCGTTGTTGTCGTGAGCAAGGTCCGCCAACGCTCGCATTTCTGTTTCTACGCGAACTCGATCGCCCGACTTGAGCGCGCTCACGTTCATGATCAATTCAAGACTGCGCGCGCCTAATCGAATTGCATCGAGGGCTTCGTACCGCTTGGTCGTTGTTGTGCTAGTCCCGTAAGGGAAGCCGACGAGTGTGCCAATCTTCACTCGGGTGCCTGAGAGCAGGGAAGCACACAAGCCAATGTGAGCAGGGCTGACCACGACGCAATGGCAGCCGCGGTTAGTAGCTTCGGCGCACAATTGTTCGATGGCGGCGTAAGTGGCGTCTCCTCTTAGGAGACGGGAGTTGATGCGAGAAGCAAGGAGCTTCCAGTCTTGGGCTGGAGACCCCACCACAGATGGAGCTTCGGAAATCTCGATCGCCATGACTGCTAGGCCGATTTTAACTCACTCGTCTCCTAATGCACTCGGGGGAATCACGCAGATGTCGGGCAGGTTGCGGTAACGCTCGGCATAGTCCAGTCCGTACCCAACGACGAACTTGTTGGGAATGGTGAAGCCGATGTAGTCGCCTTCGATCTTCTGAATGCGGCGCGCGGGCTTATCGAGTAGAGCGGCGATCTTCAGGGACTTTGGTTGGTGCGCGCTGAGCACCCTGCGCAAGTACGTAAGCGTGAGGCCGGTATCGAGGATGTCCTCAACCAAAATGATGTTCTGCCCTTCGACAGAATGATCGACATCCTTCAACAGCTTGACTTCGCCGCTTTGCTGATGTCCTTTGCCGTAGCTCGAGGTGGAGAGAAAGTCGAAAGTGGCGTCGAGGCTGATGCAGCGCGCCAGATCGGCGAGGAAAATGGTCGCTCCCTTCAGCACTCCGACCAGCACAACTTTTTGTCCGGCAAAATCACGCGAGATCTCCTCACCCATTTCGGCCACACGTCGTGCGATCTGATCGCGGGTGTAGAGAACGTCGAGCCCGGCATGAACGATGGGGGCGGCCATAGGCGTATTGTCGCCTCGCTTCGCTGGAACGGCAACTGCAAAGCTAGCGCGTGGGACCCGGTGGACGCGATGGACGAACTGGACAGAATGGACGAAATGCACGGCTTTGCTGCTAGCGGGCTTTGCTTATCGATCTGGAGATAGATCGCTCAACAAAAATGTGATCTTCTAGCGAAAAGCACCCCTGTTACAACCCGCTTGCACGAGGTCCAGTCTTCCGTCCACAAAGTCCACTGAGTCCACAAGTTCCACCTCGTCCACTCATCCCGGCATTGACCTTTGCTGCGCGCCCGTGTTCAATACCTGCTTTCAGCCATGAACAAACTTATGGGTTTATTCCATCGAGCTGCATTTTTCGTTTTACTACTTGCATTTTCACTACTGCCACTACGCGCGCAAAAAGTGCAGTACCCCGACCTGCCCAGCGAAACTCCGGCCGAGCTTAAGACGGCGACTGAAACCTGGGACTACACGCGTCGCGAGGTGATGATCCCCATGCGCGATGGCGTGAAGCTGCACACGGTGATTCTCGTGCCCAAAGGCGCGAAGAACGCGCCAATTCTGCTTACGCGAACTCCCTACGACGCGACGGCGCTCACCAGCTATGCGCACAGCTCGCATCTCGGTCCGATCATCAATGGCTATGACAACGCCGTCGATGTGATCCTCGACGGCGGATACATTCGCGTGGTGCAGGACATTCGTGGCAAGTACGAGTCGGAAGGCGATTACGTGATGACGCGTCCGCTGCACGGGCCTCTGAATCCGACGCCTGTCGATCACTCGACTGATACTTACGACACCATCGATTGGCTCGTGAAGAACATTCCCGAAACGAATGGGAAGGTCGGGATTCTGGGAATTTCATACGACGGATTTCTTCCGCTCATGGCGCTGGTGAACCCGCATCCTGCGCTCAAGGTCTCTGTGCCGATGAATCCCATGGTCGATGGCTGGATGGGAGACGACTGGTTCCACAACGGCGCCTTCCGCGAGCAGAACATGCCCTACATCTATGAGCAGGAGGGCACGCGCAAGAACGACGCGAAATGGTGGCGCAGCCACTTCGACGACTACGACGAATTTCTCGCCGCAGGTTCCGCAGGCGAGTTGGGCCGCAGTCATGGCCTTGAACAGATGGGCTTCTGGCGCAAGATCCTCGCGCATCCCACGTACGACAGCTTCTGGCGTGAGCAGGCGATGGACAAGATTCTCGCCGCCCAGCCGCTGAAAGTTCCGGTAATGCTGGTCGATAGCCTCTGGGACCAAGAAGACATCTACGGCGCGACTGCCGTGTACAAAGCGATTAAGCCGAAGGACACGAATAACGACAAAGTGTTTCTCGTGATGGGACCGTGGCATCACGGGCAGGAGATTCACGAAGCCAGCAACCTGGGAGCGATTAAGTTCGACAGCGACACTGCGCTCTATTTCCGCCGCAACATCCTCGCTCCGTTTCTCGCACATTACTTGAAAGACGATTCGCCGAAGGACGATGTTCCCACTGTCTCGGCGTTCGAAACTGGAACAAACCGATGGGAACGCCTGTCTTCATGGCCCTCTGGCTGCGATTCGGGATGCCAGATTAAGCCGACTCCGATGTATTTCAACGCCGGGCTCAAGCTCAGCACCGCCCCTCCCAAAACGGGAGATCCAGGCTATGATGAGTACGTCTCCGACCCAGCAAGGCCGGTAACGTACCGGCCGCGCCCGATCGTTCCCGTGTACTCCCCGGGCTCAACCTGGTCGCAGTGGCTCGTCGATGATCAGCGCGAGATGTCCGGCAGGCCGGATGTGATCTCGTACGTTACAGATGTTCTGAGTTCACCAGTAAAGATCAGCGGGCAGCCGATCGTGAATCTGATCGCCTCGACCAGTGGCACGGATTCCGACTGGGTGGTGAAAGTTATCGACGTGTATCCCGACGAAGTCGCAGTGGATACACCGATGGGCGGATATCAACTGATGGTCTCAGCCGATATCTTTCGCGGACGTTATCGCGAGAGCCTCGACAATCCGAAGGCAATCACGCCCGATAAGCCATTGCTTTATAAGTGGGCTCTCCCCACGGCAAATCATGTCTTCCTGCCCGGACACCGAATCATGGTCCAGGTGCAATCAAGCTGGTTCCCGCTCTACGATCGCAACCCGCAGACGTTTGTGCCGAGCATCTTCTGGGCGAAACCCGGTGATTATCGCAAAGCGACGCAGCGCCTATATCACGCGCCGAGCCAGGCGAGCTTCGTGGAGTTGCCGGTGGTAGAGGGTCAGTGAATGCATATGATCTTCGGTTCAACAAGCATTTAGATCCTTCGTTTGGTTCGGGCCAATGGTGAATCTCTTGCCCCTTCCCGAAACGGGCTTTAGAAGTACATCGGTCTTCTCTGCCGCAAGGCCGACGGCTCGCCTGATTGAGCCACGCTGATCCGTTACGATCCGAACTGTCTGCTTTGATTGGCAAACGGCGCGGCCATTTATTACCGCTCTGGCCTCTCGTCCGCGGTAATGCAGCTCGGCAATTATCGTCGGACTTACGCGTAGACGAAAGCTGCTGCGCTTGTTTGCTTCGGGACGGAGATTCCACTCCAGTTCGTCTCCAAGTTGACGCACTCCCGACAATCGCCAGGTGAAGTCAGTGAAGACGAGCGCGGCGGGCGAGTAGTCACCTACGTCAGGCGTGAAGATTCCCGTATTGGGATCGAGCTGCTGCAGGAATCTGGGATCGCGCAGGATGGCGCGAACCCACTGCTGCATCAGATGCGCAAGATCGGCGGGCTTGCCGTAGTGCTCCATCCAGCGCGGCGTTCGTAGCGCGGAGAGGGCCTGCGAAGCGCCTCCCCAGGAGTTGCGAGGAATCGGACGCACGAACGTTGGATCGTCGAGCGCGATGGACGGTAGCGGATATGCCGCCCAGAAGGCGGATGGATTGTGAATCTGCCGTCGATAGATTTCTTCGAAAGCCTTCTGATCGACAACGTGTTCACCCAGCACGCGACTGATCACGTCGCCGCGTATGCGAACAAAGCGGTTCTGCGCGTCGAGATCATAGAACGCCGCGTCTTCCGGTAGGTATAGCTTGTTCATGATCGCGGACTGAATCGCGGCGGCATCGGTAAGCCAGCCGTCGGCTTCGGCGGATTTGCCAAGCGCGTGAGCCATGGCTGCTAAGGCAACACGTCCGCCGTAAACCGTGGCAGAGAGATCAGGGCATAGCCGTGGAAGGGAAGCTACGGGTGGGCACTTGTGCGCATCCGTGTCCGGACAGCGATTGGGAATTCCCGCCCAGCGTGGACTGTTGTCGTGTCCGGTGTCGTACGTGCAGAAGCCCTCGCAGAGACCAGTGTGGCGCGTATCGCGGTAGCGGCGAAGCCAGGCGTCCCAGCGGCTGCAGGCGGCGTAGGTTTTTTCGAGAAGCTCGTTATCACCCGTGCGCTGCGCCAGCTCCCACGCGGTAGCCGCGATCGGCACCACCATTTGAATTTGTCCGAAGCCTACGGAGTCTTTGCGCAGCCAGCAGGGAAGCTGGCCGTCCTCGCGCTGCTGCGAGAAGAATGCGAGGTGGTTGTTGCGGGCTGCGTCTGGTCGGAAGCGGGAATAAACGAGGCCTTCCTGCGGCGCGCATTCCTGCCAGATGCCGCCGTAGGTGCTGCCCTCGATTAGGACTGGACCGGGATACGTGTTGAGCTTGGTCGTGTTGCGATGGAGGACGTCGAGAGCGCGTGCGTAGGTCGCTTGATATTGCTGGTCGTCGGTTTCGAATGTTGGCTGAGAGTTGCTATTGTCGTGCAGATCACGATCTATGTTGTAAGCATGCAAGC
Protein-coding regions in this window:
- a CDS encoding alpha-L-rhamnosidase, which translates into the protein MALASVSTRGLHAYNIDRDLHDNSNSQPTFETDDQQYQATYARALDVLHRNTTKLNTYPGPVLIEGSTYGGIWQECAPQEGLVYSRFRPDAARNNHLAFFSQQREDGQLPCWLRKDSVGFGQIQMVVPIAATAWELAQRTGDNELLEKTYAACSRWDAWLRRYRDTRHTGLCEGFCTYDTGHDNSPRWAGIPNRCPDTDAHKCPPVASLPRLCPDLSATVYGGRVALAAMAHALGKSAEADGWLTDAAAIQSAIMNKLYLPEDAAFYDLDAQNRFVRIRGDVISRVLGEHVVDQKAFEEIYRRQIHNPSAFWAAYPLPSIALDDPTFVRPIPRNSWGGASQALSALRTPRWMEHYGKPADLAHLMQQWVRAILRDPRFLQQLDPNTGIFTPDVGDYSPAALVFTDFTWRLSGVRQLGDELEWNLRPEANKRSSFRLRVSPTIIAELHYRGREARAVINGRAVCQSKQTVRIVTDQRGSIRRAVGLAAEKTDVLLKPVSGRGKRFTIGPNQTKDLNAC
- a CDS encoding GAF domain-containing protein → MAATRTKIPAQDSPAAEPVSNGGKGNPAGQTAPLSEVLKANQEGGRAAEVSLKLETFLIDVADTLNSTLETDKLLARVAELVRQVIDYEIFAILLLNERTQELRMRFQIGHTPEVERLKIKVGQGITGMAVEQRRAVLVSDVRKEPKYINAHPLVRSELAVPLIAKKRVIGVIDIQASKEAYFTEEHSRILSLVASRIAAAIENARLYTRVARQAQTLMVLNEISRELTSILNVDQLFKRIGELLTRVIEYQMFSILLVDEEQAMLVHRFSLRYQENIHLKHDIPVGRGLVGYAVREKVAVLAPDVTKDPRYIELNPETRSELCVPLIYKERAIGVLDLENTRRNSYTEDHVRTMTTLAGQIAIAIENARLYERLAREEQRLERDLSMARELQIRLLPPVCPQLRNADLAAKFEPALLIGGDLFDFLEYSGGRVALALGDVSGKGAPAALYAALVSGLLRSTASLEPSPAQMLSAINLSLNERHIEAQYVTIVYAVWDDESRAMTVANSGIPRPIVCRNGNLEVIESAGLPLGLFEEASYDEVTVNAQSGDLFVFFSDGIADA
- the hpt gene encoding hypoxanthine phosphoribosyltransferase; this encodes MAAPIVHAGLDVLYTRDQIARRVAEMGEEISRDFAGQKVVLVGVLKGATIFLADLARCISLDATFDFLSTSSYGKGHQQSGEVKLLKDVDHSVEGQNIILVEDILDTGLTLTYLRRVLSAHQPKSLKIAALLDKPARRIQKIEGDYIGFTIPNKFVVGYGLDYAERYRNLPDICVIPPSALGDE
- the deoC gene encoding deoxyribose-phosphate aldolase, encoding MAIEISEAPSVVGSPAQDWKLLASRINSRLLRGDATYAAIEQLCAEATNRGCHCVVVSPAHIGLCASLLSGTRVKIGTLVGFPYGTSTTTTKRYEALDAIRLGARSLELIMNVSALKSGDRVRVETEMRALADLAHDNNASLHVSIEVALLSLEEKILACQLAVTAGSNGVSSGTGFTGISSAPSDVSLMRGVLGDKLDVVASDGIDTLEDVHSMMEAGANRITTNSATAILEAARKR
- a CDS encoding CocE/NonD family hydrolase — its product is MNKLMGLFHRAAFFVLLLAFSLLPLRAQKVQYPDLPSETPAELKTATETWDYTRREVMIPMRDGVKLHTVILVPKGAKNAPILLTRTPYDATALTSYAHSSHLGPIINGYDNAVDVILDGGYIRVVQDIRGKYESEGDYVMTRPLHGPLNPTPVDHSTDTYDTIDWLVKNIPETNGKVGILGISYDGFLPLMALVNPHPALKVSVPMNPMVDGWMGDDWFHNGAFREQNMPYIYEQEGTRKNDAKWWRSHFDDYDEFLAAGSAGELGRSHGLEQMGFWRKILAHPTYDSFWREQAMDKILAAQPLKVPVMLVDSLWDQEDIYGATAVYKAIKPKDTNNDKVFLVMGPWHHGQEIHEASNLGAIKFDSDTALYFRRNILAPFLAHYLKDDSPKDDVPTVSAFETGTNRWERLSSWPSGCDSGCQIKPTPMYFNAGLKLSTAPPKTGDPGYDEYVSDPARPVTYRPRPIVPVYSPGSTWSQWLVDDQREMSGRPDVISYVTDVLSSPVKISGQPIVNLIASTSGTDSDWVVKVIDVYPDEVAVDTPMGGYQLMVSADIFRGRYRESLDNPKAITPDKPLLYKWALPTANHVFLPGHRIMVQVQSSWFPLYDRNPQTFVPSIFWAKPGDYRKATQRLYHAPSQASFVELPVVEGQ